The Drechmeria coniospora strain ARSEF 6962 chromosome 02, whole genome shotgun sequence genome has a segment encoding these proteins:
- a CDS encoding HypA protein: MATPYQILVRPQDTGLLRLEQDAAAAAKVTELLQKDLERHHVFFNAEGFHNHIPHHLLALYGTGATPAHLQTAFDTNASYQIKAMKQHPAALAELRSDWSAHAHKYLGLGKHYSDFLAFFQSEIQQRGWQAVVKEFLFDDTPKGVDMLGRLYSGFLHPMIQLMYGLEWEQPAVVAEGLAQAAVHEARIGQLMTEVDDVAAKGPFPANRSSVVDMCETVRASNPKLATSARWEDPNRIYDGVLARARDDVVALMAQIRVKPEELEERTAEMFHTAVYIAAAAAVSNPPHIPKLDFFLMSVPITSEPPPPLLLPPSFNAYDWVPLRAKVRMLEWKMRMDCVQYLARGAPPLAVDAVRSYTPPDSLQLPVVSHPRDLIPCFRDIVDDGHLIKVVRSLLLAQEVSRPWQSRPWLRIRNDDEWLKLMYMLLGSVHGQPSQWIRSAGFKEAWTGIPEERVVQAGL; encoded by the exons ATGGCCACGCCGTATCAGATCCTCGTTCGTCCGCAGGACACGGGACTTCTCCGCTTGGAGCAGGACGCAGCCGCCGCTGCCAAGGTCACCGAGCTGCTCCAGAAGGACCTCGAG CGACACCACGTTTTCTTCAACGCAGAGGGCTTCCATAATCAC ATCccccaccacctcctcgccctctacGGCACCGGTGCCACCCCCGCTCACCTCCAGACCGCCTTCGACACCAACGCATCCTACCAGATCAAGGCCATGAAGCAGCAcccggccgccctcgccgaacTCCGGAGTGACTGGTCCGCCCACGCCCACAAgtacctcggcctcggcaagcACTATTCCGACTTCCTCGCCTTCTTCCAGAGCGAGATCCAGCAGCGTGGCTggcaggccgtcgtcaaggagtTCCTGTTCGACGACACCCCCAAGGGTGTTGACATGCTCGGGCGCCTCTACAGCGGCTTCCTGCATCCCATGATCCAGCTCATGTACGGCCTCGAGTGGGAGCAGCCAGCCGTGGTGGCCGAGGGTCTTGCCCAAGCCGCCGTTCACGAGGCCCGCATCGGCCAGCTGATgaccgaggtcgacgacgtcgccgccaaggGCCCCTTCCCCGCGAACCGAtcttccgtcgtcgacatgtgCGAGACGGTCCGGGCGAGCAACCCGAAACTCGCGACGAGTGCACGGTGGGAGGACCCAAATCGCATCTACGACGGCGTCTTAGCCCGCGcccgcgacgacgtcgtcgctctGATGGCTCAGATCCGAGTCAAGCctgaggagctcgaggagcggACGGCCGAGATGTTTCACACGGCCGTCTAcattgccgccgccgcggccgtctcgaACCCTCCTCACATTCCCAAGCTCGACTTTTTCCTCATGTCGGTACCCATCACGAGCGAGCCTCCCCCGCCGCTGCTCCTGCCTCCCTCCT TCAACGCCTACGACTGGGTCCCCCTCCGCGCCAAGGTTCGCATGCTTGAATGGAAGATGCGCATGGACTGCGTCCAGTACCTCGCCCGCGGCGCAccccccctcgccgtcgatgccgtacGCTCCTACACGCCCCCCGACAGTCTACAGCTACCCGTCGTCTCCCACCCGCGCGACCTCATTCCTTGCTTCCGtgacatcgtcgacgacggtcaccTCATCAAAGTCGTCCGctcgctcctcctcgcccaagAAGTCTCCCGCCCCTGGCAGAGCAGGCCCTGGCTGAGGATTCGGAATGACGACGAATGGCTCAAGCTCATGTACATGCTCCTAGGGAGCGTCCACGGCCAGCCATCACAGTGGATTCGTTCTGCCGGGTTTAAGGAGGCCTGGACGGGCATCCCCGAGGAGAGAGTAGTGCAAGCAGGCCTGTAG
- a CDS encoding putative nucleosome assembly protein C36B7.08c produces the protein MSAKDLDCPISYEQLEDIEDDFEEADMELIRYQDKLTKDLYAKRDKIIAQIPTFWPLVFEQSPPEIDEYIQPTDASLLIGSLKSLSVERFELPEGDPRSIAIKFEFAANDHFENTTLEKKFWYRRAKDGWAGLVSDPVEIKWKSADKDLTGGALDLVMKVWEEDKAGKSEEETEAKKKLKEFIDNTGVDGASFFTFFGYRGRDISVEEDREAFKAEQEKRKARKEGKEVVEEEDEDFNDDEYEFEIFPTADDLAVSIAEDLWPGAMKYFIQAQELDAISDMEFESDDEMNDANDE, from the exons ATGTCGGCCAAGGATCTCGATTGCCCCATCTCCTACGAGCAGCTGGAGGACATTGAAGATGACTTCGAGGAGGCAGATATGGAGCTGA TCCGCTATCAGGATAAGCTCACCAAGGACCTCTACGCCAAGCGTGACAAGATTATCGCACAGATCCCCACCTTCTGGCCTCTCGTCTTCGAGCAGTCGCCGCCGGAAATCGACGAGTACATCCAGCCCACCGACGCCTCCCTCCTCATCGGCTCTCTCAAGTCGCTGTCAGTCGAGCGCTTCGAGCTGCCCGAGGGCGACCCTCGCAGCATCGCCATCAAGTTCGAATTTGCGGCCAACGACCACTTCGAGAACACGACGCTCGAGAAGAAGTTCTGGTACCGCCGTGCCAAGGATGGCTGGGCCGGTCTCGTCTCGGACCCGGTCGAGATCAAGTGGAAGTCGGCCGACAAGGACCTGACTGGTGGCGCCCTCGACCTTGTCATGAAGGTCTGGGAGGAGGACAAGGCGGGcaagagcgaggaggagacggaggcgaagaagaagctGAAGGAGTTCATCGACAACACGGGCGTTGACGGCGCCAGTTTCTTCACCTTCTTCGGTTACCGCGGCCGCGACAtctcggtcgaggaggaccgCGAGGCCTTCAAGGCTGAGCAGGAGAAGCGCAAGGCTCGCAAGGAGGGCaaggaggtcgtcgaggaagaggacgaggatttCAATGACGACGAGTACGAATTCGAAATCTTCCCGACCGCCGACGATCTCGCCGTGTCGATTGCCGAGGATCTGTGGCCCGGTGCCATGAAGTACTTTA TCCAAGCCCAGGAGTTGGACGCCATCAGTGACATGGAGTTcgagtcggacgacgagatgAACGATGCCAACGACGAGTAA
- a CDS encoding protein tyrosine phosphatase, which produces MLPKLSLAVVVAASFSAVSAQTYQRLGTCPTLGCILPPDQSDFLPGQLFDLRVEVHAPVNGSEAAHDGKPDEKFKVTIAKDGEKARFFADVFGLEEPKLEKWKFQWYEDLYAEDSKSPSVVNVASKAYRKLSLSEPGKYTVTLEYYGGEKTTAEWTVRPLQKERKAKNVIFFIGDGMTTNMITAARLLGHKSVNGKYQTLMKMDEFPVLGHQMTHSIDSFMTDSANSASALYSGHKSTVSALGVYADSSPDPFDDPKVETIVEIFRRIHRGAWGAVSTALLADATPIALTGHSRHRWEYAPLIDQALNSLTNYSWTNHGGPDVYFGGGAEQFFPGKGSYKGQDYYAEFAKRGYTISMNKTSLLKVDPSKRALGVFCQSNLPVWLDRNIYTDNLNKFKNDPKGGKEPALDLPGLKDMTLKAVEILHKRGGDKGFFLMSEAASVDKQMHALDYDRALGDLLELDDTVRATVKKLEELDALKDTLIVVTADHGHGFDVWGAADTDYLSHQDDERAKRRAIGVYDRSGLSQYTQRAKGVEYGTGTNFPVNWEPRYAIAGGVGAAPDRREDYKVHKDGPREATVKVNDEYYVNPKDAPRGIVINGSLPVTEPVGVHSLTDVPIFAMGPCQETFGGTFNNVEIFYKIANCLGLAREYKKGCSDRPAKSAA; this is translated from the exons ATGCTCCCGAAgctctccctcgccgtcgtcgtcgctgcctccttctccgccgtctcggcccaAACCTATCAGCGTCTTGGCACATGCCCGACTCTCGGCTGCATCCTGCCTCCCGACCAGAGCGACTTCCTGCCCGGACAGCTCTTTGACCTCCGCGTCGAGGTTCACGCACCCGTCAACGGCTCCGAGGCCGCTCACGATGGCAAGCCCGACGAGAAGTTCAAGGTGACGAtcgccaaggacggcgagaaggctcgcttcttcgccgacgtcttcggcctcgaggagccCAAGCTGGAGAAGTGGAAGTTCCAGTGGTACGAGGACTTGTACGCCGAGGACAGCAAGTCGCCTTCGGTCGTCAATGTCGCCTCCAAGGCCTACCGCAAGCTGTCGCTCAGCGAGCCGGGCAAGTACACCGTCACGCTCGAGTACTATGGCGgcgagaagacgacggctGAGTGGACGGTACGCCCTCTCCAGAAGGAGAGAAAGGCGAAGAATGTGATATTCttcatcggcgacggcatgacGACCAACATG ATCACCGCCGCACGTCTGCTAGGGCACAAGAGCGTCAACGGCAAGTATCAGACGCTCATGAAGATGGACGAGTTCCCTGTCCTCGGTCACCAGATGACCCACTCCATCGACAGCTTCATGACCGACTCCGCCAACTCGGCTTCGGCTCTGTACTCGGGCCACAAGAGCACTGTCAGCGCCCTCGG TGTGTACGCCGATTCTTCTCCCGATCCATTTGATGATCCCAAGGTCGAGACCATTGTCGAAATCTTCCGCCGTATTCAC CGCGGCGCTTGGGGCGCCGTCTCGACCGCCCTCTTGGCCGATGCCACACCCATCGCCCTCACCGGCCACTCCCGCCATCGCTGGGAGTACGCTCCGCTCATCGACCAGGCCCTCAACAGCCTGACCAACTACAGCTGGACCAACCATGGCGGGCCTGACGTTTACTTCGGCGGTGGTGCAGAGCAATTCTTCCCCGGCAAGGGTTCCTACAAGGGCCAGGACTACTATGCCGAGTTCGCCAAAAGGGGTTACACCATCAGTATGAATAAAACGTCTCTCCTCAAGGTTGACCCCAGCAAACGCGCCCTTGGCGTCTTCTGCCAGAGCAACCTCCCCGTCTGGCTCGACCGCAACATTTACACGGACAACCTCAACAAGTTCAAGAATGACCCGAAGGGTGGCAAGGAGCCTGCTCTCGACCTGCCGGGGCTCAAGGACATGACCCTCAAGGCAGTCGAGATTCTGCATAAGCGCGGTGGCGACAAGGGCTTCTTCCTCATGTCCGAGGCTGCCTCCGTCGACAAGCAGATGCACGCTCTGGACTACGACCGAGCCCTCGGTGATTTGCTCGAGCTAGACGACACCGTCCGTGCCACCGtcaagaagctcgaggagctcgatgCCCTCAAGGACACGCTCATCGTTGTCACTGCCGACCACGGCCATGGCTTTGA CGTTTGGGGTGCTGCCGACACCGACTACCTCAGCCAccaggacgacgagcgcgcGAAGCGCAGGGCCATCGGCGTCTACGACAGGTCCGGCCTCTCGCAGTACACGCAAAGGGCCAAGGGTGTCGAGtacggcaccggcaccaaCTTCCCCGTCAACTGGGAGCCGCGCtacgccatcgccggcggtgTCGGCGCTGCCCCGGACCGCCGCGAGGACTACAAGGTGCACAAAGATGGCCCCCGTGAGGCTACCGTCAAGGTCAACGACGAGTATTACGTCAATCCCAAGGACGCGCCTAGGGGCATCGTCATCAACGGCTCCCTGCCCGTCACGgagcccgtcggcgtccaCTCGCTGACGGACGTGCCCATCTTCGCCATGGGACCCTGCCAGGAGACGTTTGGGGGCACCTTCAACAACGTCGAGATTTTCTACAAGATTGCGAACTGCCTGGGCCTGGCACGCGAGTACAAGAAGGGATGCTCGGATAGACCTGCCAAGAGTGCTGCGTGA